Within the Medicago truncatula cultivar Jemalong A17 chromosome 4, MtrunA17r5.0-ANR, whole genome shotgun sequence genome, the region taCTGTCTCTAAATTTTTATGTGTTAAAGCTTGCAAAAATTGTTGCCTTGTAGACATACAACATCTCTTGCCCTGTATACGAGGAAAACGCTTTTGGCCCTAAGGCATGGCAATGGATCTAGCGTCTGCATCCTCTATGGACGCCATGATTTAATGGTTAGTCTGTGCACAATGCACATTTTGGTTGATGCCTAATTTACAGTTTTATATGCACTAGTTATTTCTCATTTAACAGTTACAAAATTATGGATGCTGGTTGGGTTTCTTTATCgagtaattttctttttatttttttatgaaaactgcTTTCAGTAATGAaaacatcaaagccagagaggAGTTCCAAGTGATTTGTTGACTGAGTAACATTTTGTCTGGATAAACTTGTCCGGAGTCCCAAATCTTAGTTGTAATTGATTGGTATACTTGTGTTGGAATTGATTGCATGATAATAGTTCCTATAGCATtggaaaacaattggaacctaAGAAATGACGACTTTTCTTTATTGTTCCTGTGTAACTGTGCTTATTGCCTTCATACGCACACAAACCAAGATCACTGGTTCAGTTTCATATATTTTCCAAGTTTATCATCCTCTTTAAGAAACTGGAACtagttaatattattttgaattcaTCCAGGAAATGTGTCATGAAATGGGTTCGATAGTTTCATTTAACTTGAAAAGACCAGATGGTTCTTGGTATGGATACCGTGAAGTGGAAAAACTGGCATCTCTTTCAGGAATTCAGCTAAGGGTATACATATTCATTTGTATCTTTCTTTCTATTCCTTTGCATTAGTTATTTATTGAATGCTGTTTTTATAACTTTCACTCACCACCTGTTTAGACAGGATGCTTCTGCAATCCAGGTGCATGTGCAAAATACCTTGGCTTGTCGCACATGGATCTCATTTCAAATACTGAGGTGTTTCTATTGTCTTcttttgtttggtaaaaactGATTATGATTGGTTTATCTACATTGAGTGTTAACAAATGATAACAATGTTTCTGTATTTAGGCTGGCCACGTTTGTTGGGATGACCAAGATATAATTAGTGGAAAGCCTATTGGTGCCGTAAGAGTATCCTTTGGCTACATGTCAACATTTGAAGATGCCAAGGTTTAGAATCTTCCAACCATTTTGCATTTTATGTTAAACTTTTGAAACATCAATATGGAAAATGCACAACATATTGAGTTAAAGCAAAGTATAAGAGACTAATTTATTTCCCATAGCTAATTCTATTTTGGTTCTTGCTTGATGTGTCAATGTTGGATTAAGTTTCATTTCTCCAGATTTTGCTAATCCTTTTcccatttctttatttttttttttgcagaaatttattgattttgtaaaaagttCCTTCATGTCACCTCAAAATCACGTTGACAACGGGAATCAATTGAAAGGTTCACTCCCTTTTTCCAACATTAATGTATTCTTTATACTTGATAAATTGAAATCCAGATTGCTTATATGCTTTCTGTGATAAGGACTTTTTCCCCTTCTTTTTTATGAATCTTTTATTCCTTTTTGTCgaaatattgatatttattatataagaTCTGTTAGTATCCTTGAGGATTAATAATAGGATAACATTCCTATTATTAATCCATTTCAAGAATTTGTATctctgtaaccaaaaaaaaaaagactttgtATCTGTGATTTTCTCCCTTGAAGtccaaaaaggaaaaaattaatttgcaaATACATATAAAATGCATATTTTTAACTCAACTACATTGTAGGCTTGCTTAACAATTTTCATTATGGGATCGTTAAAGACATCATTAAAAGAAACCAAGTACAAATAGTTctgtttctattcttttaaaTAGACATTTATTCAGTTATTTACATGCAGGAGTGAATGGTTTCCATGATACTTGTTATTATCTCAAATCAATTACAGTGTATCCGATAAAATCCTGTGGAGGCTTCAGTGCAAGCAGTTGGCCTCTTAGCAACAATGGTAATCATCTAAGTAACACtgaatgttttgattttctattttcaaattagCAATTAGGAAGAATAAGAACAGCCATGTACTTCCAATGGGGgaatattaaaattataggaTTATGGAAGGGGAAAAGGAATACTCAGAATTACCatttattgtgaatgatgtAATAGAATTAGCAAATTATATCcatcaacatttattttattccaTGGAATAAATAGAGGTAACTGCGGTTGATTTAGACATACCAAAATCCAGAGTCCCAATTGTCTTCTTTGCTACAGTCACCTTTGGTCGCAGACATGGCAACAAACCCCGCCCCGCCAGACCCGCCCGCCCCGAATTTAACGGGGAAAAGCCGACTTAACCGGGTGCGGGTGTGGgggaaattttgatttttagtaCGGGGCCGGGTGCGGTGGATGCTTACACCTGCCCCGCACCCGCTTTTtgaaatttactttattaaattttataatcttatttccataagcaccaacctattttaatatattattactctttagaaacatatttattataattattttgctcttttgaaaaaagtttattagataattaattattaatataattattgtgtttttgttgctatgaaaaaataaaaaaatatgcattttttaaatattttataaaaaataaagtttttacGGTGGGGGCGGGGATACTTAAACCCGTCCCCGATCCGCCCCGTTGCCATGTCTAGGTCGCACTACAACTTTCTGGCCGCAGCTACAGCCCTGCATTCATCTGTTGTAACAAACTTGAAGCTTATTAAGATTTAGCTTGACAGGAAGTGTTCGAATCAAAGAATCAAACCTAATATTTATTAGGATTAGATTTTTTGTTAGGATTATAATTAACAAATCATATCATTTAGTAGCATGTATTGTATTTATTCTGTATGCTGTTACTTGTTAGTTAATCTTCCCGAACTTCCAAAAtcatattctctctctctctctctctctctctctctctctctagtttTTCAATACCTTAATTGTCAATGTTACTTTGTTCTGAATTTCGTTCTTCAAAATAATGCTTTGGATTGGGATCCCGATTATATCACTGATCGTTtggtaaaatattttaatcataCCATTAGTGTTGATAGTCCTAATTCATTTGGATTTGGCTTTTATCCTATAATTCACattctattattttaaattttcacaaaatCGAAAGTCATCTTTTTCTCTGTAGTTTTATCTATGAGCTTTTAATGAAATCTGTTCTTTAAATTTTTAGGAAGCTTGAAACATGATCGTGAATGGATTCTCAAAAGCCTGAGCGGTGAAATTCTTACACTGAAAAGGGTAATCCATTTTATGATGCATGAGTTATTTATTTAGATCATCTATTGATAGATCCTGATTTTAGGAACTGTACTTTTTATTATGGTCAGTTGTAGTGATTCAGTTTGGGTTAATTTTTGTTAAGAGCCACTTTTTCTTTAAATTCTTTTGATTAAGTGGGTGGATTTGTATCTATTGAAATTATAGGATTTTCGATAAGGAAGGATGAGAAAGaataaaatactttaaaatggtttgtgttttttaatgatGGTACAAAAGACCAAACCAACTCTTACTTATAGAGTCACTAAACTCCAAAcctaattaaataacaaactaATCATGAAGTACTAGATTCATTatgttcaaacttcaaacatCTTAGGTTATCTTCTAGGAACAATTTCTAATGTTAGAGTATGCAAGATTACACAATATTGTGGATCTTCTCACTGAACCATACTTCAGAATGATTGCTTTATATTAAGGGACAAACTCGGGGTTTTTGAAAGATATCATTTTCTCATACCTCCTTCAGTTTGAGAGCGGGACTCTTGGTATTTGTCAGATTGAGTGCTATACTCCGAATGTAATCATGCTCTGCTGACTGATTCCGTTCTGGTTGAATCTGTTAGCTGTAAAGCTGTTTCGTGTTTATAAAAATGGATCTACCAAGTCAGAATATGGAATAAGAAAATCAGAATATCCAGTTCCAAGTTTTCTTAAGTTTTTCCTCACTCTATTGTCTCGGATTTCTTTTGCTGTTAAGTTAACAGTCTTGCTTTTGCTACCTTCACTAGTCTTCAATGATCAGATTCTAGACAGGCTTATCTATCATACAcactatttcttttttttaatctttcacTTTTCAGAACCGTAACTTGGTTGTAATGTATGGTTTAATTTGATCTTGATTTTGTAGGTTCCTGAAATGGGACTTATAAGCTCCTTTATTGACCTCAGTCAGGGAATGTTGTTCGTAGAGTCTCCACATTGCAAAGAAAGATTGCAAATCAGGCTTCAGCTAGATTTTTATGATAGTGCTATACAGGACATTGAACTGCAGGGTCAGAGGTATGTGATAATGTGATGTTATGCACCTTAAATATCTAACTAAAATAGACTCTtctctctgtgtgtgtgtgtgtgtacacGCCCGGGCGCGCACACACACAAACTAAGGTGCTGACGTGGATCTTATAATATGTGTTGCAAATAATTATTGTAGTTAGTAGGAGTTAGTTAGTATTAGTTGTCAAAGGCCCACTTGTCCGGCTGTTTGTTATCTAGCATACACCTGTTTGCTGTTAAAAAAACACACTTCCATGAAAATTCAACAATTCAATTTACAAAATTCACCACAAATGTTTATGTCAAGGCATCAGTACAACATGTGGATTAGATGTCTTGTTTTCCATTATTGCTTTATATTTTCATTGTTATGCATATGTTATTATGTATTGTTAAGGGCGGTTTAATTAATTTGGTACATACACTGGGGTAGACTGATGGAATCCGATGAAAAGAATCACATGCTGATCAATAGTTTGTTGTTGTATTTCATAATGCTAAACTTAAAAGTAGATTAAGTATTGTTTTACAGTTGCACACTCTGTTTTAGTTTGATATTTGCtacattgatttatttattttgtattataatctatttttttgttgcttagATACAAGGTATATAGTTACGACAATGAGACCAATTCATGGTTTAGTAAGGCCATTGAAAGACCTTGCACTTTGTTACGATATTCTGGTTCCAGTCACGACTTTGTGTTAGATAGGACGAAAGATATAGTCACATGTAAAGATACAAATAGTGCAGTTAGTTTTGCCAATGAAGGTCAATTTTTACTTGTATCCGAGGAAAGTGTTTCTGACCTAAACAAAAGATTATGTTCAGGTATCTTCTTGTACCCTTTAGAATTTTGCCAAAGACAAATATTTGATTGGAAATAAAATTGTACTTGCAAACAGTTAATTTGTGAAATGCTTGATCTTTAGAATTTACCCTAACTCAAGACTTGATATTTAAACACACTTGCAATTAATTACATGTTATCTTTCCAATGAAAGTTGATATACGTTCCTAAGTACatgattgttttaattttgcaCGAACCTACAAGTACATGAAACCAAGACTTCAAATATTGCTATATACTTATACTTGAAAAGAAAggtatgaattttgtttttaattgagtAAAAAGAATGATTACAAATCCTTCATGTAGACTACAATAGTAAGCATATTTTAGAACCAAGATATGAAGATAAAATCTGAAAGTTAACCATTGGTGCATACTTGTAGTTACATGGAAGTCTACCTGTTTCCCCATCTTAGATTATCATGCAAAACATGCCCTTGTACATATTTTGGATTGCATAAATGTGTTGAAAATACggtcttctttcttctctagaACCTTCTTCAAACCCTTTTAAGAATCttatatttcttttcaaaatcaatgaaaaccatgttaaaatattttcaattccTTTAATGTCACTTCTTTTTGTAGCAAGTATATAGCTTTGATAGTGAACCTCTTATCtttagccgaccccacttagtgggataaggcttggttgtcaTTGTTGTAGTGAACCTCTTATCTATATAATACTGTTTATCGCATTTGTCTTGAAGATAGGGCAAAAGTGTTTGACAAATTTTATAGATCTAGCTCATTATGCTTAATGGATTGCatttttttctaattgatttgattgtttgGTCAATTGTCATGATACGAAGGGGATTAGTATATGAAGCAAAATTGAACGTCATAAATTTTTTCTTGAGAAACTTAACTTTCATTTTCAGCCATACCCTTGTTGATCACTTGCGTGTCACAAACTTTATTAGTTACGTTGTGTTTTGTCTTCAACCCCAAATTTCAGAATATCAAATATATGACAACTATAGTTGATGTTATTCCTAGATGTTCAGATGGACATGTGTGAAACAGAAATTGAAATCAATACAAATAGATTTCGTCCCAACCTTGTGGTATCTGGAGGCAGACCTTATGATGAAGATGGATGGAGTGACATTAGGATTGGAAATAAGTATTTCAGAGTAAGTTATAATATTCTTCTAAATATTTGACAGAACACTTCTTTTGGAAATTTGCAGTTTGATGTCGGCACTATTGTAGTTAAATGGCCCTTTTGACTAATACTTACTTGAACTTTGATATTTGTGTTGAATAATGGCGTAACTTGGAGTGAATTCATGGATGCCGATCTTCATTATCTTTAcaactttttaatttatgatcTCCATTTTCTCTGCATGTAGCAATTTGTAAAACTAATGTAATTTCCATCTGAATTTGTGTCTatcaaaatgtttatttttcatgTCTGTTATTTAATGAAGAGTGCTCATTGACAAACTTAACTCTACCATTTTTATACCCCAGTCCCTAGGAGGATGTAATCGATGCCAGGTAATCAACCTTACACTAAATGCTGGGCAAGTGCAAAAGTCAAAGGAACCTTTGGCAACTTTAGCATCATACAGGAGAGTAAAGGTTTGCCACAATGTCTTATagctaaatttatttatatatttcatttatcttaGATGTCAATAGTCTAATATAACTATACAATAAATCAGGGAAGAATTTTGTTTGGCATACTGCTGAAATATGTATCTGTTAATGGAGAGCAACAACAAGGTGATTCCTGGCTTCATGTGGGGCAGGAAGTGCATCCAGATTGATGTGTGAAAGTTATAATTATCATTCTCAAAACCAACCAAAATCATGTCCTCCAAGACTACTTACCGACAGCCTTTGAAGAAGTAGAGTTCTCTGCCTCTATGATAAAGTATACAAGTTTTCTTCGATTTTATGTTGTACAATTCTTTAGGAGAGTACTAGATATGCTTTAATGCGAGGATAAGTATTGCAAAATGTATACCTGTCCTAAATATTTTGCTGTTATATGTTGACCACAGACAAACAAGGAATGAATAGGATATAAATGTATGTAACATGATCTTATTCGACCATaagatggtaaaaaaaatatactagtttgagcaatgAATGTTTTCCAATTCAGTTATCAGTTTTCTTATTCTATCATTCAAGGTAATCTAAGTGATTTGAATTTGGtcgatttttatatttatttaaattttcctCGGAATATCTCGTACATATGTAAGTTCACATAAGTAAGGTCAAAAATTCGAATTAAGAAACTGCTTCTTCACTTGCAAGAGCAAGACTTCATACATTTACCCTCTTCAGACTCCCCAGTTGGCAAGAGCTCTCTGTGCGAGAATATCTCGTATCCGTGTATCATAATTATAATGTAAGCAGCTAATCAAACAGCGAGATCATTGAGTAGGATTGCTGTAAGCTTATGTGGGCACATGTGAGAGACTTGTCATTTAACTACAATGTAAGCATGCGAACAGAGTCGACATTGCAAGTTTTTACAGTTTACGAAGGCGAAACATTTTGTAAAAACTTATTGAtcctataaattaataatggtAGGAAGTTACCAAATTGAAGAAAGAACTGCTCCTAAAAACAGGAGGAAGAGGGGTATTACAATGTAGTGAAGCAGCACTCTTCTTATAGTTCCTACCTTTAATTTGTAGACATTAACAGTTTCTTTACATTTCAGTCAGTTTATATGTTCCATCACTTTTCAATCTCAAGTTATTGTACTTATGCTCCGATTCCATGTACTTATGCCTCATTATGGTTATTCTACTTTTGGctcattatattattatatgttcCACCACCAGGTCAACCCACTTGAGTTGGTCTGGTGGTGTTGGCTTGAGACCTTGAAGATGCCATCGGAATTTGCATCTTGAGATTCTTGAAAGTTATCTTCCGATTGTACAATACCTTGTACTACTTCTTAAGGCTAAAAATTAAGGAATAAACGCCTAAAAATTATGCCTTATTATATACTTACCTCTCGGACttctcttttaatttcatgTATTGTTTGTTCGTTGGTTATAATTAAGTTGatataatttttggtttttattaACGTGGCAATTGGATTTGAATACATATATTAGAATATTATAGCAGACTGAGACAGCCCAACTGATCTATATATTAATCATTGAATATATATGAAATAGCTTCACCTCCATATATAGTATAGTTTTCTTAACTGTATGCATGAATAATTGATAATTTAGACTGCGATGGATACACATTGATGGTAGATTTGCAAGCCAAATGGCAGCATGATGTCAACAAAGCTTCATGAAGTTCATAATCTGTCCAATAGCAATTGTACACTGAAGAAAAATCGGGGTCATTCTTCTTTTTTGGAAGGTATTGTTACAATCAGAAAGATAACTTCCGACAATTTTGGAACGTAACTTCTGGAAACATGTAACACAATTTTCGGAATTTTAAGGGGTATGTGAGCAATGTGGGTAGTCTAAAGGACAATCTTAACCAACTTCTATGTTTGTACACCATATTTTGGCATGCCCCCAATAACCCTAAATTCAAGATAAGAGTGTTACATAAGTTTTAGCTCAACTAGTTTGAGTTAAGAGAAAAATAGTTGGAAGTTCTGGAGTTAAACTTGGGCaagaagtaaaaatattaatataataaacttTTAACTATATTCTAGTTTTTATGCTAAAAATCGTATATTCTAGTttgttttactttattattGTCACTCGCGGTACATTAGGGAATTTGTCTTATTGTTAAATATTGGCATTCTATAAGAGGGACGAAAGGCAAGACAAACAAAACGAAAAGTAAAAGATCAGGATGGAATAGACGACACCATCCGAATGGAATAGACCGAACGATTCGAACACCAAACTCAAAACAAGGATGAAAACTCATTTGGAGAAACACACTTGTAACTCTAGCAGAAGAAAACCTATTTCTTAAAAATGGAGAACCCAAGTAAGACCTTATGGTTGTCTTGTTTAATTTCTAGAATCCAAGTAAGACCTTGCG harbors:
- the LOC11431360 gene encoding molybdenum cofactor sulfurase isoform X2; the protein is MESVFKDLTTNVYGNPHSQSDSSAATHDIVRDARQQVLDYCNASPEDYKCIFTSGATAALKLVGEAFPWSCNSNFMYTMENHNSVLGIREYALGQGAAAIAVDIEDVHPRIEGEKFPTKISLHQEQRRKVTGLQEEEPMGDVYNLFAFPSECNFSGLRFDLDLAKIIKEDSSKILGASVCKKGRWLVLIDAAKGSATMPPDLSKYPVDFVALSFYKLFGYPTGLGALVVRNDAAKLLKKSYFSGGTVAASIADIDFIKRREGIEELFEDGTVSFLSIASIRHGFKILNSLTVSAISRHTTSLALYTRKTLLALRHGNGSSVCILYGRHDLMEMCHEMGSIVSFNLKRPDGSWYGYREVEKLASLSGIQLRTGCFCNPGACAKYLGLSHMDLISNTEAGHVCWDDQDIISGKPIGAVRVSFGYMSTFEDAKKFIDFVKSSFMSPQNHVDNGNQLKGVNGFHDTCYYLKSITVYPIKSCGGFSASSWPLSNNGSLKHDREWILKSLSGEILTLKRVPEMGLISSFIDLSQGMLFVESPHCKERLQIRLQLDFYDSAIQDIELQGQRYKVYSYDNETNSWFSKAIERPCTLLRYSGSSHDFVLDRTKDIVTCKDTNSAVSFANEGQFLLVSEESVSDLNKRLCSDVQMDMCETEIEINTNRFRPNLVVSGGRPYDEDGWSDIRIGNKYFRSLGGCNRCQVINLTLNAGQVQKSKEPLATLASYRRVKGRILFGILLKYVSVNGEQQQGDSWLHVGQEVHPD
- the LOC11431360 gene encoding molybdenum cofactor sulfurase isoform X1, giving the protein MAKEEFLKEFGEHYGYPNAARTIDQIRATEFNRLQDLVYLDHAGATLYSELQMESVFKDLTTNVYGNPHSQSDSSAATHDIVRDARQQVLDYCNASPEDYKCIFTSGATAALKLVGEAFPWSCNSNFMYTMENHNSVLGIREYALGQGAAAIAVDIEDVHPRIEGEKFPTKISLHQEQRRKVTGLQEEEPMGDVYNLFAFPSECNFSGLRFDLDLAKIIKEDSSKILGASVCKKGRWLVLIDAAKGSATMPPDLSKYPVDFVALSFYKLFGYPTGLGALVVRNDAAKLLKKSYFSGGTVAASIADIDFIKRREGIEELFEDGTVSFLSIASIRHGFKILNSLTVSAISRHTTSLALYTRKTLLALRHGNGSSVCILYGRHDLMEMCHEMGSIVSFNLKRPDGSWYGYREVEKLASLSGIQLRTGCFCNPGACAKYLGLSHMDLISNTEAGHVCWDDQDIISGKPIGAVRVSFGYMSTFEDAKKFIDFVKSSFMSPQNHVDNGNQLKGVNGFHDTCYYLKSITVYPIKSCGGFSASSWPLSNNGSLKHDREWILKSLSGEILTLKRVPEMGLISSFIDLSQGMLFVESPHCKERLQIRLQLDFYDSAIQDIELQGQRYKVYSYDNETNSWFSKAIERPCTLLRYSGSSHDFVLDRTKDIVTCKDTNSAVSFANEGQFLLVSEESVSDLNKRLCSDVQMDMCETEIEINTNRFRPNLVVSGGRPYDEDGWSDIRIGNKYFRSLGGCNRCQVINLTLNAGQVQKSKEPLATLASYRRVKGRILFGILLKYVSVNGEQQQGDSWLHVGQEVHPD